TGATTTCAGATCATGGGAGTTAATGTTGATTCATAAGAGTTAATTGAGATTTATAAGATTGAATGGGAATTTTATAAGTAAAAGGATACTATTTTTTTAGAGTTTTACCTTGAAAAATTCAATTTTTTAAACTATTTATATGATGAACGTAATAATACAATTTGGTGATGGGGTTCACCATTAACTGCTTATAAAAACAGCTGATGACTCCTGGAAAACAATAAAGAGGAAGAAGCTAATGTTGTTGGAATTAACCCTATTAAAAGATTCTTTTTTAGAATGCAGTTTATTTTGTTTTGATTTTAACAAAACCAAAGAAGTTGGTATGATTTTCTTTAGATCATTTAATTTGCCCACAAATCCCCAAATATATATAATGCATCTGGAGGGGGTGATTTAAATGGAATTTCAGTACGTTGCCTTTAGTGTAGCTATTATCATATTACTTGGTTTGTTCTTCAGAAATATATTCAACAGATTTAAACTACCTGGACTATTGGGAATGCTTATTTTAGGAATAATAATAGGTCCTTACTGTCTGAATTTAATTGATAAAGCCATTTTAAACATATCTGGAGATTTAAGGGTAATCGCCCTTATAATAATTCTCTTAAGAGCAGGATTTGGAATTCATATGGAGAGCCTGCGAAAAGTGGGAATGTCTGCTATCAAAATGAGTTTCATTCCTGATGTGATAGAAGGACTTACTGTAACGTTTGTGGCCCATTACCTTTTAGGCCTACCGATTATAGAAGCTGGAATGTTAGGTTTTATCATCGCAGCAGTTTCTCCAGCTGTAATAGTCCCCCAAATGTTATCATTTATAAAAAGAAGGATGGGAACAAAAAAAGGAATCCCCTTGATAATATTAACCGGTGCATCAGTTGATGATGTTGTTTCCATAACTATTTTTTCAATATTCTTAGGCATATATGGAGGTCAACAGCTAAACTACTTGATGACTGTTGTTAGTATTCCTATACAATTCATATTTGGAATTTTGTTTGGATTAGTAATCGCATTACTCTTAATATATCTATTCAAACATTTTAGCATACGTAACACTGAAAAAACGCTTATTATTCTGGCTTCAGCAATCCTGTTAAAGAATCTGGGGGATGTGTTAAGTAGTATTGTACCTATAGCAGCATTAGTGGGAGTGATGGTGATTGGGTTTGTGATACTAGAAAGAATGCCTGAAATTGGAATGGAAATTTCTGATAAACTGGATAAGATATGGATATTTGCTGAGATACTGCTTTTTGTCTTGGTGGGTGCTCAGGTAAACATATATCTCGCAGCATCATATGCACTAATCGGTGTAACCATAATCCTAATTGGGTTAATGGCTCGCAGTGCAGGTGTTTACATATCTTTGATGGGTTCAAATCTTAATTTAAAGGAAAAAATCTTCTGTATTCTGGCTTACACTCCCAAAGCCACTGTACAAGCAGCTATTGGTGCCATACCTCTTTCCATGGGGGTTGCATCTGGCCAGCTTATTCTAGCCATAGCGGTAATTGCCATATTATTCACAGCACCTTTAGGATCA
The Methanobacterium petrolearium genome window above contains:
- a CDS encoding cation:proton antiporter, giving the protein MEFQYVAFSVAIIILLGLFFRNIFNRFKLPGLLGMLILGIIIGPYCLNLIDKAILNISGDLRVIALIIILLRAGFGIHMESLRKVGMSAIKMSFIPDVIEGLTVTFVAHYLLGLPIIEAGMLGFIIAAVSPAVIVPQMLSFIKRRMGTKKGIPLIILTGASVDDVVSITIFSIFLGIYGGQQLNYLMTVVSIPIQFIFGILFGLVIALLLIYLFKHFSIRNTEKTLIILASAILLKNLGDVLSSIVPIAALVGVMVIGFVILERMPEIGMEISDKLDKIWIFAEILLFVLVGAQVNIYLAASYALIGVTIILIGLMARSAGVYISLMGSNLNLKEKIFCILAYTPKATVQAAIGAIPLSMGVASGQLILAIAVIAILFTAPLGSFAVSLYGEKALEPEK